A genomic window from Amia ocellicauda isolate fAmiCal2 chromosome 15, fAmiCal2.hap1, whole genome shotgun sequence includes:
- the hspa14 gene encoding heat shock 70 kDa protein 14: MAAIGVHLGYTCGCVAIFKDGRADVVANDAGDRVTPAVVAYRETEQIVGLAAKQGRIRNAANTVVKVKQILGRSFDDPEAQKHKAQSKCSVVNKDDKPKYEIDTGDSTKLVSPDDVAKLIFKKMKETAQSALGSDVNDAVITVPFEFGEAQKNALRQAAEVSGFNVLRLIHEPSAALLAYGIGQDSPTGKSHVLVYKLGGTSLSVTVMEVNSGLYRVLATQSDGSIGGESFSEALAQYLASEFKKSYKHDITGNPRAMLKLMNSAEVAKHTLSTLGSSNCFVDSLFDGMDFDCNVSRARFELVCSTLFNKSIQPIKNLLDQVGLSTNDVSKVVLCGGSAKIPKLQQMIRDLFPDVELLNSIPPDEVIPIGAAIEAGLLLGRDALEEDSITVDCCAKDILVKEADDSGADIYTVLLPSGTPLPARRQHVLQSPGSLSSVCLELYQSQGHNCSIEEKLAQIVLKDLESKEENHDIVTVLTMKRDGSLHVTCMEQGSGKTEAVTIDVAS; the protein is encoded by the exons ATGGCTGCTATAGGAGTGCATCTGGGATACACATGTGGTTGCGTGGCTATTTTTAAG GATGGCAGAGCAGATGTCGTGGCCAACGATGCCGGTGATCGAGTCACCCCGGccgtggtggcgtacagagagaCCGAGCAG attgtggGACTGGCAGCAAAACAAGGCAGAATAAGAAACGCTGCCAACACAGTGGTAAAAGTGAAACAGATCCTGGGCAGAAG TTTCGATGACCCAGAAGCACAGAAACACAAGGCACAGAGTAAATGCTCA GTTGTCAATAAAGATGACAAGCCGAAGTATGAGATCGACACTGGGGACTCTACCAAATTAGTTTCGCCGGATGATGTGGcaaaattgatttttaaaaagatgAAAG AAACCGCACAGTCTGCTTTGGGATCAGATGTCAATGATGCCGTCATTACAGTCCCTTTTGAATTTGGAGAGGCTCAGAAAAATGCGCTACG ACAAGCAGCGGAGGTGTCTGGTTTCAACGTGTTGAGATTAATTCATGAACCTTCAGCGGCACTGTTGGCTTATGGGATTGGCCAAGACTCTCCAACTGGAAAAAG CCACGTGCTTGTTTATAAGCTTGGAGGGACGTCCCTGTCCGTGACGGTGATGGAGGTGAACAGTGGACTGTATCGAGTCCTGGCCACACAGTCCGACGGCAGCATTGGTGGAGAGAGTTTTTCAGAGGCTCTCGCCCAATATTTAGCATCTGAGTTTAAAAA ATCCTATAAACATGACATCACGGGCAATCCTAGAGCTATGCTGAAGCTGATGAACAGCGCAGAGGTTGCAAAGCACACCCTCTCTACTCTGGGGAGCTCAAACTGTTTTGTCGACTCTCTCTTTGATGGAATGGACTTTGACTGCAATGTCTCTAG ggctCGATTTGAGCTTGTATGCTCTACTCTTTTTAATAAGAGTATACAGCCAATCAAAAATCTCTTGGACCAAGTCGGTCTTTCTACAAATGACGTCAGTAAG GTGGTGCTGTGTGGGGGCTCTGCAAAGATCCCCAAGCTCCAGCAGATGATTCGGGATCTGTTTCCAGATGTGGAGCTTCTGAATTCCATCCCCCCCGATGAAGTCATTCCAATTGGTGCTGCCATTGAGGCCGGGTTGCTGCTGGGGAGGGACGCCCTGGAGGAGGATTCTATAACGGTGGATTGTTGTGCCAAGGATATTCTTGTCAAG gaGGCTGATGATTCGGGGGCGGACATCTATACAGTTTTGTTACCGTCTGGCACCCCTCTGCCCGCAAGGAGGCAGCACGTTCTGCAGAGTCCAGGGAGCCTCTCTTCGGTCTGCCTGGAGCTGTACCAGTCCCAAGGGCACAACTGCTCCATAGAAGAGAAACTGGCACAG attgTTCTAAAAGATTTGGAATCCAAAGAAGAAAATCATGATATAGTGACAGTTCTGACAATGAAAAG GGATGGATCCTTACATGTCACATGCATGGAGCAGGGCAGTGGGAAGACGGAAGCAGTCACAATAGACGTTGCATCCTAA
- the cdnf gene encoding cerebral dopamine neurotrophic factor encodes MQFAKVFTAIAFLYIDIDVASAGDCEVCIGFLERFYQTLNLKYTELTPAKVEQDLIAACKDAKGKENRLCYYLGATIDAATKMTSEVTRPMSSHVPVQKICEKLQKKDSQICDLRYEKQLDFSVAGLSKLRVAELKNILNSWGEVCRACIEKTDFVHLIQELAPKYSKRQGHSTDL; translated from the exons ATGCAGTTTGCCAAGGTTTTTACAGCTATAGCATTTTTGTATATTGATATTGATGTTGCCAGTGCAGGCGATTGTGAAG TATGTATTGGATTCCTGGAGAGGTTTTACCAGACCTTGAATTTAAAGTACACAGAATTGACACCAGCCAAGGTGGAACAAGATTTGATTGCAGCCTGCAAAGATGCCAAAGGGAAAGAAAACCGACTG TGTTACTACTTGGGAGCAACAATTGATGCAGCTACAAAGATGACAAGTGAAGTGACCCGTCCAATGAGTTCCCATGTGCCCGTACAGAAAATCTGTGAGAAGTTACAGAAAAAGGACAGTCAGATATGTGATCTGAGATACG AAAAGCAGCTGGACTTCAGCGTTGCCGGCTTGTCTAAGCTGAGGGTAGCAGAACTGAAGAACATTCTCAATTCCTGGGGAGAAGTGTGCAGAGCCTGCATTGAGAAAACAGACTTCGTGCACCTCATCCAAGAGCTTGCTCCAAAATACAGTAAACGCCAGGGACACAGCACAGACTTGTGA
- the dclre1c gene encoding protein artemis isoform X1: MSSFEGRMKEYPSISLDRFDRDNLSAKAYFLSHCHKDHMKGLKGPALKRRLKCSLTLRLYCSPVTKELLLSNPRYAFWENHIVGLEVESPTQISLIDEASGEKEDILVTLLPAGHCPGSVMFLFEGNNGTVLYTGDFRMAEGEAARMEFLHSGDRVKDIQSVYLDTTFFDPRFYQIPSREECLNGIKDLVRNWITLSPYHVVWLNCKAAYGYEYLFTNLSEEFGSQVHVKYLDMFKKMPEILCHVTTDRATQIHACRHPRDDEFFRANRLPCGIVAKDGTPLRIISIKPSTMWFGERSRKTNVIVRTGSSSYRACFSFHSSYKEIKDFLTHIHPVNLYPNVIPMGRTIEEVKEILKPMCRENSGRGEIVYKPLGALKRAKLHFTSKDSDSEEELFDEEEVTPWRRKLPGKQEQKPMASKSEKPREIQTGPLVNCCNEASHDGTGRKSSTQDYMDCEESNDDDEDEVEEEQEESSGNTTNNPSSGDQSRNGCTKTCAATACLEEERLEDQQTETPVVELNGSKLPKWDEFFEPEPVLTDEGSELENSQTRSAEVTGPRSPDLFSDDEDSTHVSSQSSSQSTHISEQGSEGWGSQTDTVLLSSQERRAELLKCSHKGEHKSSQSENNADARRGGCSFLRPNEVLHEPEVHVESSERRPVHLPSEVKSESQTSSDFEIPSTPDSEVPRVEELKDLYKKLAAGEAVVVKRGSQGSTPTS; the protein is encoded by the exons atgagcTCGTTTGAGGGTCGGATGAAGGAATACCCCAGCATTTCTCTAGACCGCTTCGACAGAGACAATCTGAGCGCCAAGGCATATTTTCTGTCTCACTGTCACAAAG ATCATATGAAAGGATTGAAAGGACCGGCGCTAAAAAGAAGGTTAAAATGCAG CCTTACTCTCCGGCTGTACTGCTCCCCAGTGACCAAGGAGCTGTTACTGAGCAACCCCCGGTATGCTTTCTGGGAAAATCACATT GTTGGTTTAGAAGTGGAAAGCCCAACTCAAATTTCTCTGATTGATGAAGCATCTGGAGAG AAGGAAGATATTCTAGTGACACTTCTCCCTGCTGGTCACTGTCCTGGGTCAGTCAT GTTCTTGTTCGAAGGCAATAATGGGACAGTTCTGTACACAGGAGACTTCAGAATGGCTGAAGGAGAGGCTGCTCGAATGGAGTTTCTGCACTCGGGGGACAG GGTGAAAGACATTCAGAGTGTTTACCTGGACACAACATTCTTTGACCCCAGGTTCTACCAGATACCAAGCAGG GAGGAATGTTTAAATGGAATAAAGGACCTGGTGAGAAACTGGATTACTCTCAGTCCATACCATGTTGTGTGGTTGAACTGCAAAGCTGCCTATGGCTACGAGTACCTCTTCACCAACCTCAGTGAGGAGTTTGGATCACAG GTCCATGTAAAGTACCTGGACATGTTCAAAAAGATGCCCGAAATACTGTGCCATGTCACCACGGACAGGGCAACGCAGATCCATGCGTGCAGACATCCAAGG GATGATGAATTCTTCAGAGCAAACCGGCTGCCGTGTGGAATCGTGGCTAAAGACGGAACCCCACTGCGCATAATCAGCATTAAACCGTCCACCATGTGGTTCGGGGAAAGATCGaggaaaacaaatgtcattGTGAG GACTGGGTCGAGTTCTTACAGAGCCTGTTTCTCATTTCATTCATCCTATAAAGAG atCAAAGATTTTCTTACCCATATTCACCCTGTGAATTTGTATCCCAATGTTATCCCAATGGGCAGAACCATAGAGGAGGTCAAAGAAAT ATTAAAACCCATGTGTAGAGAAAATTCTGGAAGAGGGGAGATTGTTTACAAACCGCTGGGGGCCCTCAAAAGGGCAAAACTGCATTTCACATCCaaag ATTCTGACAGTGAGGAGGAGCTCTTTGATGAGGAAGAGGTGACGCCCTGGAGAAGAAAGTTGCCGGGGAAACAGGAGCAGAAACCTATGGCCTCAAAGTCTGAGAAGCCGCGGGAGATCCAGACAGGACCTCTCGTAAACTGCTGCAATGAGGCTTCTCATGACGGGACAGGAAGGAAGTCCTCTACACAGGACTACATGGACTGCGAAGAGtccaatgatgatgatgaagatgaggtCGAAGAAGAGCAGGAAGAAAGCTCTGGAAACACTACAAACAATCCATCTTCTGGTGACCAGAGCAGAAATGGTTGTACCAAGACCTGTGCGGCAACAGCTTGCCTAGAAGAAGAAAGACTTGAAGATCAACAAACGGAAACCCCAGTTGTGGAGTTAAATGGCTCTAAACTTCCAAAGTGGGATGAGTTTTTCGAACCGGAACCAGTCCTCACAGACGAGGGTTCGGAACTCGAGAACAGTCAGACCCGTTCTGCGGAAGTCACAGGACCCCGGTCGCCGGACCTGTTCAGCGATGACGAGGACTCCACTCACGTCTCCTCTCAGAGTTCCTCCCAGTCAACGCACATCTCCGAGCAGGGCAGCGAGGGCTGGGGCAGCCAGACGGACACCGTGCTGCTCTCGTCCCAAGAGAGAAGGGCAGAGCTTCTCAAGTGTTCACACAAAGGTGAGCACAAATCTAGCCAATCGGAAAACAACGCAGATGCAAGGAGAGGAGGGTGCAGTTTTCTCCGGCCAAATGAGGTCTTGCATGAGCCTGAAGTCCACGTGGAAAGCAGTGAGCGGAGGCCTGTACATTTGCCATCAGAGGTCAAATCAGAATCTCAAACTTCCTCCGATTTTGAAATCCCCTCGACGCCCGACTCCGAAGTGCCTCGCGTAGAGGAGCTGAAGGATCTGTACAAGAAGCTGGCTGCCGGGGAGGCCGTTGTCGTGAAGAGAGGCAGTCAGGGAAGCACACCAACTTCATGA
- the dclre1c gene encoding protein artemis isoform X3, whose amino-acid sequence MQVGLEVESPTQISLIDEASGEKEDILVTLLPAGHCPGSVMFLFEGNNGTVLYTGDFRMAEGEAARMEFLHSGDRVKDIQSVYLDTTFFDPRFYQIPSREECLNGIKDLVRNWITLSPYHVVWLNCKAAYGYEYLFTNLSEEFGSQVHVKYLDMFKKMPEILCHVTTDRATQIHACRHPRDDEFFRANRLPCGIVAKDGTPLRIISIKPSTMWFGERSRKTNVIVRTGSSSYRACFSFHSSYKEIKDFLTHIHPVNLYPNVIPMGRTIEEVKEILKPMCRENSGRGEIVYKPLGALKRAKLHFTSKDSDSEEELFDEEEVTPWRRKLPGKQEQKPMASKSEKPREIQTGPLVNCCNEASHDGTGRKSSTQDYMDCEESNDDDEDEVEEEQEESSGNTTNNPSSGDQSRNGCTKTCAATACLEEERLEDQQTETPVVELNGSKLPKWDEFFEPEPVLTDEGSELENSQTRSAEVTGPRSPDLFSDDEDSTHVSSQSSSQSTHISEQGSEGWGSQTDTVLLSSQERRAELLKCSHKGEHKSSQSENNADARRGGCSFLRPNEVLHEPEVHVESSERRPVHLPSEVKSESQTSSDFEIPSTPDSEVPRVEELKDLYKKLAAGEAVVVKRGSQGSTPTS is encoded by the exons ATGCAG GTTGGTTTAGAAGTGGAAAGCCCAACTCAAATTTCTCTGATTGATGAAGCATCTGGAGAG AAGGAAGATATTCTAGTGACACTTCTCCCTGCTGGTCACTGTCCTGGGTCAGTCAT GTTCTTGTTCGAAGGCAATAATGGGACAGTTCTGTACACAGGAGACTTCAGAATGGCTGAAGGAGAGGCTGCTCGAATGGAGTTTCTGCACTCGGGGGACAG GGTGAAAGACATTCAGAGTGTTTACCTGGACACAACATTCTTTGACCCCAGGTTCTACCAGATACCAAGCAGG GAGGAATGTTTAAATGGAATAAAGGACCTGGTGAGAAACTGGATTACTCTCAGTCCATACCATGTTGTGTGGTTGAACTGCAAAGCTGCCTATGGCTACGAGTACCTCTTCACCAACCTCAGTGAGGAGTTTGGATCACAG GTCCATGTAAAGTACCTGGACATGTTCAAAAAGATGCCCGAAATACTGTGCCATGTCACCACGGACAGGGCAACGCAGATCCATGCGTGCAGACATCCAAGG GATGATGAATTCTTCAGAGCAAACCGGCTGCCGTGTGGAATCGTGGCTAAAGACGGAACCCCACTGCGCATAATCAGCATTAAACCGTCCACCATGTGGTTCGGGGAAAGATCGaggaaaacaaatgtcattGTGAG GACTGGGTCGAGTTCTTACAGAGCCTGTTTCTCATTTCATTCATCCTATAAAGAG atCAAAGATTTTCTTACCCATATTCACCCTGTGAATTTGTATCCCAATGTTATCCCAATGGGCAGAACCATAGAGGAGGTCAAAGAAAT ATTAAAACCCATGTGTAGAGAAAATTCTGGAAGAGGGGAGATTGTTTACAAACCGCTGGGGGCCCTCAAAAGGGCAAAACTGCATTTCACATCCaaag ATTCTGACAGTGAGGAGGAGCTCTTTGATGAGGAAGAGGTGACGCCCTGGAGAAGAAAGTTGCCGGGGAAACAGGAGCAGAAACCTATGGCCTCAAAGTCTGAGAAGCCGCGGGAGATCCAGACAGGACCTCTCGTAAACTGCTGCAATGAGGCTTCTCATGACGGGACAGGAAGGAAGTCCTCTACACAGGACTACATGGACTGCGAAGAGtccaatgatgatgatgaagatgaggtCGAAGAAGAGCAGGAAGAAAGCTCTGGAAACACTACAAACAATCCATCTTCTGGTGACCAGAGCAGAAATGGTTGTACCAAGACCTGTGCGGCAACAGCTTGCCTAGAAGAAGAAAGACTTGAAGATCAACAAACGGAAACCCCAGTTGTGGAGTTAAATGGCTCTAAACTTCCAAAGTGGGATGAGTTTTTCGAACCGGAACCAGTCCTCACAGACGAGGGTTCGGAACTCGAGAACAGTCAGACCCGTTCTGCGGAAGTCACAGGACCCCGGTCGCCGGACCTGTTCAGCGATGACGAGGACTCCACTCACGTCTCCTCTCAGAGTTCCTCCCAGTCAACGCACATCTCCGAGCAGGGCAGCGAGGGCTGGGGCAGCCAGACGGACACCGTGCTGCTCTCGTCCCAAGAGAGAAGGGCAGAGCTTCTCAAGTGTTCACACAAAGGTGAGCACAAATCTAGCCAATCGGAAAACAACGCAGATGCAAGGAGAGGAGGGTGCAGTTTTCTCCGGCCAAATGAGGTCTTGCATGAGCCTGAAGTCCACGTGGAAAGCAGTGAGCGGAGGCCTGTACATTTGCCATCAGAGGTCAAATCAGAATCTCAAACTTCCTCCGATTTTGAAATCCCCTCGACGCCCGACTCCGAAGTGCCTCGCGTAGAGGAGCTGAAGGATCTGTACAAGAAGCTGGCTGCCGGGGAGGCCGTTGTCGTGAAGAGAGGCAGTCAGGGAAGCACACCAACTTCATGA
- the meig1 gene encoding meiosis expressed gene 1 protein homolog — MTCAAHVDANAQPRSMSRASQWSGEVEDLYRFQQAGYRDELEYKQIKQVDLIDRWPETGFVKKLQRRDNTFYYYNRKRECEDKEVRKVKVYAY, encoded by the exons ATGACGTGCGCGGCCCATGTGGATGCCAACGCGCAGCCCAGGTCCATGAGCCGCGCCAGCCAGTGGAGCGGCGAGGTGGAGGACCTGTACCGCTTCCAGCAGGCCGGGTACAGAGACGAGCTGGAGTACAAGCAAATCAAGCAAGTGGATCTG ATTGACCGATGGCCTGAAACTGGGTTTGTGAAGAAACTGCAACGACGAGACAACACTTTCTATTACTACAACAGAAAACGAGAATGTGAAGACAAGGAAGTTCGTAAAGTTAAAGTATATGCTTACTAA
- the dclre1c gene encoding protein artemis isoform X2, translating into MQPYSPAVLLPSDQGAVTEQPPVGLEVESPTQISLIDEASGEKEDILVTLLPAGHCPGSVMFLFEGNNGTVLYTGDFRMAEGEAARMEFLHSGDRVKDIQSVYLDTTFFDPRFYQIPSREECLNGIKDLVRNWITLSPYHVVWLNCKAAYGYEYLFTNLSEEFGSQVHVKYLDMFKKMPEILCHVTTDRATQIHACRHPRDDEFFRANRLPCGIVAKDGTPLRIISIKPSTMWFGERSRKTNVIVRTGSSSYRACFSFHSSYKEIKDFLTHIHPVNLYPNVIPMGRTIEEVKEILKPMCRENSGRGEIVYKPLGALKRAKLHFTSKDSDSEEELFDEEEVTPWRRKLPGKQEQKPMASKSEKPREIQTGPLVNCCNEASHDGTGRKSSTQDYMDCEESNDDDEDEVEEEQEESSGNTTNNPSSGDQSRNGCTKTCAATACLEEERLEDQQTETPVVELNGSKLPKWDEFFEPEPVLTDEGSELENSQTRSAEVTGPRSPDLFSDDEDSTHVSSQSSSQSTHISEQGSEGWGSQTDTVLLSSQERRAELLKCSHKGEHKSSQSENNADARRGGCSFLRPNEVLHEPEVHVESSERRPVHLPSEVKSESQTSSDFEIPSTPDSEVPRVEELKDLYKKLAAGEAVVVKRGSQGSTPTS; encoded by the exons ATGCAG CCTTACTCTCCGGCTGTACTGCTCCCCAGTGACCAAGGAGCTGTTACTGAGCAACCCCCG GTTGGTTTAGAAGTGGAAAGCCCAACTCAAATTTCTCTGATTGATGAAGCATCTGGAGAG AAGGAAGATATTCTAGTGACACTTCTCCCTGCTGGTCACTGTCCTGGGTCAGTCAT GTTCTTGTTCGAAGGCAATAATGGGACAGTTCTGTACACAGGAGACTTCAGAATGGCTGAAGGAGAGGCTGCTCGAATGGAGTTTCTGCACTCGGGGGACAG GGTGAAAGACATTCAGAGTGTTTACCTGGACACAACATTCTTTGACCCCAGGTTCTACCAGATACCAAGCAGG GAGGAATGTTTAAATGGAATAAAGGACCTGGTGAGAAACTGGATTACTCTCAGTCCATACCATGTTGTGTGGTTGAACTGCAAAGCTGCCTATGGCTACGAGTACCTCTTCACCAACCTCAGTGAGGAGTTTGGATCACAG GTCCATGTAAAGTACCTGGACATGTTCAAAAAGATGCCCGAAATACTGTGCCATGTCACCACGGACAGGGCAACGCAGATCCATGCGTGCAGACATCCAAGG GATGATGAATTCTTCAGAGCAAACCGGCTGCCGTGTGGAATCGTGGCTAAAGACGGAACCCCACTGCGCATAATCAGCATTAAACCGTCCACCATGTGGTTCGGGGAAAGATCGaggaaaacaaatgtcattGTGAG GACTGGGTCGAGTTCTTACAGAGCCTGTTTCTCATTTCATTCATCCTATAAAGAG atCAAAGATTTTCTTACCCATATTCACCCTGTGAATTTGTATCCCAATGTTATCCCAATGGGCAGAACCATAGAGGAGGTCAAAGAAAT ATTAAAACCCATGTGTAGAGAAAATTCTGGAAGAGGGGAGATTGTTTACAAACCGCTGGGGGCCCTCAAAAGGGCAAAACTGCATTTCACATCCaaag ATTCTGACAGTGAGGAGGAGCTCTTTGATGAGGAAGAGGTGACGCCCTGGAGAAGAAAGTTGCCGGGGAAACAGGAGCAGAAACCTATGGCCTCAAAGTCTGAGAAGCCGCGGGAGATCCAGACAGGACCTCTCGTAAACTGCTGCAATGAGGCTTCTCATGACGGGACAGGAAGGAAGTCCTCTACACAGGACTACATGGACTGCGAAGAGtccaatgatgatgatgaagatgaggtCGAAGAAGAGCAGGAAGAAAGCTCTGGAAACACTACAAACAATCCATCTTCTGGTGACCAGAGCAGAAATGGTTGTACCAAGACCTGTGCGGCAACAGCTTGCCTAGAAGAAGAAAGACTTGAAGATCAACAAACGGAAACCCCAGTTGTGGAGTTAAATGGCTCTAAACTTCCAAAGTGGGATGAGTTTTTCGAACCGGAACCAGTCCTCACAGACGAGGGTTCGGAACTCGAGAACAGTCAGACCCGTTCTGCGGAAGTCACAGGACCCCGGTCGCCGGACCTGTTCAGCGATGACGAGGACTCCACTCACGTCTCCTCTCAGAGTTCCTCCCAGTCAACGCACATCTCCGAGCAGGGCAGCGAGGGCTGGGGCAGCCAGACGGACACCGTGCTGCTCTCGTCCCAAGAGAGAAGGGCAGAGCTTCTCAAGTGTTCACACAAAGGTGAGCACAAATCTAGCCAATCGGAAAACAACGCAGATGCAAGGAGAGGAGGGTGCAGTTTTCTCCGGCCAAATGAGGTCTTGCATGAGCCTGAAGTCCACGTGGAAAGCAGTGAGCGGAGGCCTGTACATTTGCCATCAGAGGTCAAATCAGAATCTCAAACTTCCTCCGATTTTGAAATCCCCTCGACGCCCGACTCCGAAGTGCCTCGCGTAGAGGAGCTGAAGGATCTGTACAAGAAGCTGGCTGCCGGGGAGGCCGTTGTCGTGAAGAGAGGCAGTCAGGGAAGCACACCAACTTCATGA
- the dclre1c gene encoding protein artemis isoform X4, with amino-acid sequence MNKEDILVTLLPAGHCPGSVMFLFEGNNGTVLYTGDFRMAEGEAARMEFLHSGDRVKDIQSVYLDTTFFDPRFYQIPSREECLNGIKDLVRNWITLSPYHVVWLNCKAAYGYEYLFTNLSEEFGSQVHVKYLDMFKKMPEILCHVTTDRATQIHACRHPRDDEFFRANRLPCGIVAKDGTPLRIISIKPSTMWFGERSRKTNVIVRTGSSSYRACFSFHSSYKEIKDFLTHIHPVNLYPNVIPMGRTIEEVKEILKPMCRENSGRGEIVYKPLGALKRAKLHFTSKDSDSEEELFDEEEVTPWRRKLPGKQEQKPMASKSEKPREIQTGPLVNCCNEASHDGTGRKSSTQDYMDCEESNDDDEDEVEEEQEESSGNTTNNPSSGDQSRNGCTKTCAATACLEEERLEDQQTETPVVELNGSKLPKWDEFFEPEPVLTDEGSELENSQTRSAEVTGPRSPDLFSDDEDSTHVSSQSSSQSTHISEQGSEGWGSQTDTVLLSSQERRAELLKCSHKGEHKSSQSENNADARRGGCSFLRPNEVLHEPEVHVESSERRPVHLPSEVKSESQTSSDFEIPSTPDSEVPRVEELKDLYKKLAAGEAVVVKRGSQGSTPTS; translated from the exons ATGAAT AAGGAAGATATTCTAGTGACACTTCTCCCTGCTGGTCACTGTCCTGGGTCAGTCAT GTTCTTGTTCGAAGGCAATAATGGGACAGTTCTGTACACAGGAGACTTCAGAATGGCTGAAGGAGAGGCTGCTCGAATGGAGTTTCTGCACTCGGGGGACAG GGTGAAAGACATTCAGAGTGTTTACCTGGACACAACATTCTTTGACCCCAGGTTCTACCAGATACCAAGCAGG GAGGAATGTTTAAATGGAATAAAGGACCTGGTGAGAAACTGGATTACTCTCAGTCCATACCATGTTGTGTGGTTGAACTGCAAAGCTGCCTATGGCTACGAGTACCTCTTCACCAACCTCAGTGAGGAGTTTGGATCACAG GTCCATGTAAAGTACCTGGACATGTTCAAAAAGATGCCCGAAATACTGTGCCATGTCACCACGGACAGGGCAACGCAGATCCATGCGTGCAGACATCCAAGG GATGATGAATTCTTCAGAGCAAACCGGCTGCCGTGTGGAATCGTGGCTAAAGACGGAACCCCACTGCGCATAATCAGCATTAAACCGTCCACCATGTGGTTCGGGGAAAGATCGaggaaaacaaatgtcattGTGAG GACTGGGTCGAGTTCTTACAGAGCCTGTTTCTCATTTCATTCATCCTATAAAGAG atCAAAGATTTTCTTACCCATATTCACCCTGTGAATTTGTATCCCAATGTTATCCCAATGGGCAGAACCATAGAGGAGGTCAAAGAAAT ATTAAAACCCATGTGTAGAGAAAATTCTGGAAGAGGGGAGATTGTTTACAAACCGCTGGGGGCCCTCAAAAGGGCAAAACTGCATTTCACATCCaaag ATTCTGACAGTGAGGAGGAGCTCTTTGATGAGGAAGAGGTGACGCCCTGGAGAAGAAAGTTGCCGGGGAAACAGGAGCAGAAACCTATGGCCTCAAAGTCTGAGAAGCCGCGGGAGATCCAGACAGGACCTCTCGTAAACTGCTGCAATGAGGCTTCTCATGACGGGACAGGAAGGAAGTCCTCTACACAGGACTACATGGACTGCGAAGAGtccaatgatgatgatgaagatgaggtCGAAGAAGAGCAGGAAGAAAGCTCTGGAAACACTACAAACAATCCATCTTCTGGTGACCAGAGCAGAAATGGTTGTACCAAGACCTGTGCGGCAACAGCTTGCCTAGAAGAAGAAAGACTTGAAGATCAACAAACGGAAACCCCAGTTGTGGAGTTAAATGGCTCTAAACTTCCAAAGTGGGATGAGTTTTTCGAACCGGAACCAGTCCTCACAGACGAGGGTTCGGAACTCGAGAACAGTCAGACCCGTTCTGCGGAAGTCACAGGACCCCGGTCGCCGGACCTGTTCAGCGATGACGAGGACTCCACTCACGTCTCCTCTCAGAGTTCCTCCCAGTCAACGCACATCTCCGAGCAGGGCAGCGAGGGCTGGGGCAGCCAGACGGACACCGTGCTGCTCTCGTCCCAAGAGAGAAGGGCAGAGCTTCTCAAGTGTTCACACAAAGGTGAGCACAAATCTAGCCAATCGGAAAACAACGCAGATGCAAGGAGAGGAGGGTGCAGTTTTCTCCGGCCAAATGAGGTCTTGCATGAGCCTGAAGTCCACGTGGAAAGCAGTGAGCGGAGGCCTGTACATTTGCCATCAGAGGTCAAATCAGAATCTCAAACTTCCTCCGATTTTGAAATCCCCTCGACGCCCGACTCCGAAGTGCCTCGCGTAGAGGAGCTGAAGGATCTGTACAAGAAGCTGGCTGCCGGGGAGGCCGTTGTCGTGAAGAGAGGCAGTCAGGGAAGCACACCAACTTCATGA